Below is a genomic region from Burkholderia pseudomultivorans.
GCAGCCCGCGCGTGAGCGGATACTTGTGTCCATCGGCCGTCACGAGCTCGACCGAGGCCAGCTGCGCGCGCCGCGCGCCGAGATTGCGCACGCGCAGCAGCCAGTCGCCGTTGCGGCGCAGCAGCGTCCAGTCGAGTTGCGGCGCGCCGTCGGTGGCCGGTTCGACGAACACCGGGATCGAATAGCGCAGCCGGATCGCGACGCCGCTGGTCGGCGCCTCGCCGGGCTGCGGCAGCTCGTCGATCAGCAGCCGGTAGCTCTGCTCGGCGCCCGACGGCGCGTGCGACGCGCGCACGACTCGGATCAGCTGGTCGGACTGCGTCGCGACCTGGATCAGCGGCGGGCTCGCGACGAGGTCCTGGGTTGGCGTCAGCGTGTCCTGTCCGTCGACCTGGTCCCAGCGGAACACGCGTACCTGTCCGTACACGGGGCGCTCGCCCGGGTTGCGCAGCGTGATGCCGCTCGCCGTATCGTCCGCGGCGAATTCGATCGATACGGGTGAAATCTGCAGCGACGCGGCATGCGCGGCGCCGGCCGCGCACAGCAGCGCGGCGAGCGTTCGACGAAAAACGGTCATGTGAAGCGGCGTGCGTCAGAAGTAGACGGTGGCGGTCACGGTCGTCTGGTAGGTGTCGGGCTTCGGCGTCGCCTGCGCGGGCACCTGGCCGTAGACGGTCAGCGCCTGCGCGGCGCCCGTGCCGGTGCCGGCCACCGTGTTGGTGCCTTGCGTGTTGCCCCAGATCGTCGTGCGTCCCGCGTCCTGGTAGAGCTGGAAGCCGACGGTCGTGGTCGTGTTGCCCGTCGACGTGCCGGCCATCAGGCGGCTTGCCACGCTCGAGCCGGTGACCGAGCCCGCGTCGAGGCCGACGTTGTACGGCGTCGTGTTCGTGCAGGTCACGTTGACGGTGGTCTGCTGGTTGATCGCGGTCGCGAGCACGCCGTTGGTGCCGAAGTTCAGCGGCGTCGCAGCGATCGTGCAGTTCGGTTGCAGGGTCAGCGTGACGTTGAAGGTGGCAGTCGCGGTGCCGTTCGAATAGGTGGCTGCCACAGCGGGAGACTGAAGGCCGATTGACATCGCGAGCGCGAATGTCGTGGAAGCAAGGGCGAGTTTCACGCGGATCCCTCATCGATCGGATTTTGATTCGATTTATGCCGCGCGTTGCTTGCCGCGGTCCGCTAAATCCTGATACGAATTGATCAATCTTTCAATCTTGTCGGTGAAGCTGTTTCATTTTGTTACAGTCAGCGTGGCCGATCGGTGAAAGGTTTGGGAAAACATTGCCGCTTGGGATTCGGGGCGGGGCCTGTGGAGTGAAAATTTTTCTTTGTATACGGTAATTTATGCGCGGTCTGAGCGGGGTGCGATGCGATTTTTCAGTATGGCGCAGTGCATTGCGGACAGCTGTTCGGAACGATAAATTGAAAGGGGAAGGGCGGTTATTCGACGGATATTCCGCTTGAATCGATTTCGATAAGCGGATAAGCCGGGCTCTTATTTGATGGCGGGTGAAATCGTCGATATCCAGGGGCGCGGATTGAATTGTCGAAATTCAATTGAAACGCCGAAGCCGGCCATATTGCATATTGTACGGCGGTGACCGCTGTTGCGACGTAATCGGCACCGACGCGCATGAGTCATTGCCATCGAATGTCGGTGCCGGCAAGGCGTCGGGCGGGCGCGCCGATACCGGCCCGGCGCGCGTTCTCCCCATCACGGCGCTTACGAATTCGCGGCGACTGCCACGTTCCGGCGCTGCGCGACCTGCAGCACGACTAGCGCGAGCCCGGCCGCAGCGATCAGGCCGCCGACGAGCGGCACCGCCGCATAGCCGAAGCCGGCCGAGATCGCCGCACCGCCGGCCGCCGCGCCCAGTGCGTTGCCGAGGTTGAATGCACCGATGTTGACGGCCGACGCGAGGCCCGGCGCTTCGGCGGCGGCGCGCATCACGCGCATCTGCAGCGGCGGCACGACCGCGAACGTCGCGATGCCCCACACCAGCAGCGTCGCGGCGACGCCGACATGCGAGCCGGCGAGCAGCGGGAATGCGGCCATCGTCGCGATCAGCAGCACCAGGAAGCCGATCAGGCTGCCGTCGAGCGAGCGGTCCGCGAGGCGGCCGCCCGCGATGTTGCCGATCGAGAAGCCGACGCCGATCAGCACCAGCATCGCCGTGACGAAGCCGGGCGTCGCGCCGCTCAGGTGTGCGAGCGTCGGCGCGACATACGTATACAGCGTGAACATCGCGCCGGCGCCGAGCACCGTGGTCGCGAGCGCGCCGAGCACGACCGGACGCGTGAGCACCGACAACTCGGCCCGCAGGTCCGGCATCCTGCCCGCTTCGCCCTTCGGCAGCGCAGCGAACAGCCCGGCGATCGCGACCAGGCCGAGGCCCGCCGTCGCCGCAAACGACATCCGCCAGCCGATGATCTGGCCGAGCCAGGTCGCGGCCGGCACGCCGCCGACGTTCGCGATCGTGAGGCCCGTGAACATCGTCGCGACGGCGCTGGCCTGCTTGTTGCGCGGCACGAGGCTGGCCGCGACGACCGATCCGAGCCCGAAGAACGCGCCGTGATTGAGGCTCGTGACGAGCCGCGCGAGCAGCAGCGTCGTGTAGTTCGGCGCGACGGCCGACAGCAGATTGCCGACCGTGAAGATCGACATCAGCGCGATCAGCGCCGAGCGGCGCGGCCAGCGCGCGAGCAGCAGCGTCATCAGCGGTGCGCCGGCCATCACGCCGATCGCGTAGGCGCTGATCAGCATGCCGGCCTGCGGGATCGACACGTGCACGCCGTCGGCGATCACGGGCAGCAGGCCCATCGGCGAAAACTCGGTCGTGCCGATGCCGAACGCGCCGGCGGCGAGCGCGAGCAGCGGCAGGGCGGCACCGCCGGGGCGGGCAGAAGAGGAAGTCGGGGCGTTCATGCGCGGGGCTCCTGAAAGCAATGGACAACGGCGTCGCTCGCCGTTGCGGACAGTGCGCAGTGTGCCTGCATGACTTTTGCGGAAAAAGCCGTGTCCGGGCGAAATTATCTTGATCTGGATTCAACAATCCATGGCCGGCGTGAGGGGCATGGGCGTGGTGTGCGCGAGGATCGGGAAGGCGTCGGTTCGCCGCCAATCGTCGTCCGAGCAACATGGAGCGCGGATATACGGTGGCCGTTCGTCGGCGAAAGGCCGATGCAAGGTGGCTGATGCGAAGGGCGCGGCCGGATATCGGACATTCGCGGATGCCGGCAGTGAACGGGCTCCGTTCGGTGACGCAACCGGCAGGTCGGCCGGTGCGCATGCAATGACGGGCTGTGGACGGGCCGTGCCGCAGGGGCGGCGGCTGTCCCGATGCAGTGGCGCGTGCATCGGAGCGCCCCATCGAAAAGCCTTGCCAGCCGGGGCGCAGACAAAAAATACCCCGACCACAGGGGGACCGTGGCCGGGGCAAAAAAGCATCCTCTCTTTGGCACGAGGGTGGGATGCGCGCGCAGTATATTTCCGTCCGTAACAATTCGAACCCGCATTAAACGGCCGTTTTTGGTGTCAATTTAAAAACACGGACGGAGGCGCGCGTCGTGTCGGCGAATTGAAATATTTTTCGGGGATCCGGCGCGGATGTTCAGCCGGCGGTCCGGGCGTCGGTCGGGTGAGGGTTCGTCGATTGGCGCGCGCTGCATGCAGCGTCGGACTGATGCGCAAGCGGCGGACGACGGAGCTGTGTAATTCGCCTGATCGGCACCGACGTGCAGCGGTGGTGGCGTTATCGGCATTCCGTGAATGCCGAGGCAGATACGCGCCTACGTCATCCGTTTCGTGGCGTCGCTATTGCCTTTACCATCGAGCGTTTGCGCACGACAGCCTGTCGTGCGCGCCGATATTCTCGGTCGGTGAACGACGCAAGCGGGAAGGCGTACCGCGTCGCGCGACGACAGTGGCAAGGCCGTTCAGTTCGCGGCGGGCGTGCTGGCGCCGGACGGCGCCGACGGCGTCGCGGGGGCGGTATTCGCGGGTGTCGATGCGTTGCCCGCCGGAGCGGGCGCGGGATTGGCCGGCGCGGGTGTCGCGGACGCCGGTGTTGGCGCGGCCGACGCCGGTGCCGGCGTCGCCGCAGCAGGCGCCGGGGCGGACGGAGCAGCAGCCGGGTTCGTCACCGGCCCGGAAGCGGCTGCCGGCGCCGAAGCAGGCGTCGCCGCCGAAGCAGGGGCGGGCGCTGCCGCCGGAGCGGACGTCGAACCGGGTGCCGACGCGGACGCCGGTGCCGAAGCCGCAGGCGCCGGCGAAACCGAACCGGGCGCCGCACCCCGCAGCGCAGACGACGCCGGCGCCGCCACAGCCGACGCCGCACCCGGCACGGCGGCCGCGCCGGCGGCCGGGGCGACGCCCGGCACGGACAGCGGCACCGGCGCGGCGGGCGGCGTCGGCACGACCGGCGTGGTCATCTTCATCGGCTCGCCCTGCGGCGTCGGCGCGGGCTCCGGCAGCGGCGTGACGGCTTCCTTCTCGGCGGCCTTGACGGCTGCGCGGTCGCGGCGCGCCGGGTCGATCTTCAGGAAATGCTCGACGAGGTTGAAGAAGCGTTCGTAGAACACGCCGGCGGGGATCGTCTCGCTCGCGGTCTTGACCAGCGCGTCGTCGCTCGAGCCGATCGGCAGCGACAGCGAGCCGAACACGCTGAGGCCGACGCTCGCCGACGTGTTCGACTTCTTCAGCGTGTAGCGGTCCTGCACCGCGTTCACGTAGGCGATGCTCGACGTGCCGTCCGCGTTCGCGTCCGCGCACACGACGTGAAATTCGATCACGACGTGCATGTCGTTGCTCGGCTGGAAATTCTTGCTGCCGTCGACCGCGTCGTTGCGCGACGACGATACGACGTAGCCCTGGCTCAGCAGCGCGCGCCGCGCGGCCTCGCAGGCCGCGTCGGATTTCGCGTGGAACGTGTGTGCGTACGGGCTGCTGGTCGCGTCGAACTGCTCCTGCTGATAGATCGGCTTGGGCGGCGACGAGCACGCCGCCAGCACGGTCGCGGCCGCGAGCGCGCACGAAACGGAAAACAGACGGAATCGGTTGTGCATGGCGTCTTTCAAAAGGCTCGGCGAGATGCCGCATCGGGCCGCACGCAGCGTGCGCAACGGCCGGCCGGCGGCCGGCGCGTGCCGGCGGCGGCGCCAGACGGCGTACGGCAATCTCGTATGGCCGGGGCGCTATTATAGTTTCGTTTGATGTCGCGCTCGCTTCAGCCGGCCGACGCGTCACGCGCGACGGCAAGCAATTGCGCCGTCAGCGGGTGATGTTCGCCGCGCCGCGAGCGGATCGCATGGATCTCCTCGGTCACGTCGCCCGCGCGCCCGAGCCGCCGCAGCCCGCGCAGCAGCGACGCGTCGTTCGCACCGAGTTCGCTGAGCGGAAACACGCCGAGGCCGCGCGCCGCGAACACGGCCATCAGCGCGCTGTCCTCGAATTCGCCGACGATGCGCGGCAGGATCCGCTCGGCCTCGAACCAGCGGTCGAGGCGTGCGCGCAGCGCCGAATGCGCGGTCGGCAGCAGCACCGGCAGCTCGGCGAGGCCGTGCGGGAAGCGCTGCCGCGCGGCCGGCGTGACCAGCGCGGCGGGGCCGTACCAGTCGACCGGCGAGGCGACGAGCCGCTCGCTCGTCACGCGCAGGTTGGAGCCCGACGGCGCGCCTTGGCCCGCCAGCACGAGATCGAGGTGATGCAGCGCGAGTTCCGCGAGCAGCGCATCGTGCTCGCCTTCGTGGCACAGCAGCCGCAGCGTGGGCGTGTGCAGCACCGGCGCGAGGATCGCGTGCGCGGCAAGTTTCGAGATCCCGTCCGCAAGACCCACCGCGAGCCGCACCGTCGGCTGGCTGGCCGCCGCCCGCACCTCGTCCGGAATCAGCCGCCCCAGCTCGAAGATCGCTTCCGCGCGCGCGTAGGCGGCCTGCCCGGCGTCGGTCATCGCGACGCCGCGTCCGGCGGGGCGCAGCAGCTGATGGCCGAGCGATTTCTCGAGCTCGCGCACCTGCGCGCTGATGGTCTGCACGGCCATGTCGAGCCGCTCGGCCGCGCGCGCGAACCCGCCTTCCTTCACGACGACCCAGAAGTAGTAAAGATGTCGGAAATTCAGCATCGGATCAAAACTTCGAAAAAACCGAACCAGATGTCAGATTCTCTCTGATTTTTCCGAAGCGTGGACCGAAATATCATCGAGGCTTTCCATTTCACCGATTCCTCTCATGGACTACCTGCTGACGCTTGCCGCCGATCCCGCCGTCTGGGCCGCGCTCCTGACCCTCGTCGTGATGGAGGTCGTGCTCGGCATCGACAACCTGATCTTCATCTCGATTCTGAGCAACAAGCTGCCCGAGGCGCAGCGCGCCCGCACGCAGCGGCTCGGCATCGCGCTCGCGCTGGTGATGCGCCTCGCGCTGCTCGGCACCGTCGCCTGGATCGCGCGCCTCACCGAGCCGGTGTTCTCGCTGTTCGACCATGCGTTTTCGTGGCGCGACATGATCCTGCTGTCGGGCGGCCTGTTCCTGGTCTGGAAGGCGACCACCGAGATCCATCATCACGTGTCGCGCGACGGCGGCAGCGACGGCGCGTCCGGCGGCGCGGCCGGCCTGACGATGTGGGCGGCGGTCGGCCAGATCCTGATGCTCGACATCGTGTTCTCGATCGACAGCATCGTGACGGCGATCGGCATGACCGAGCACATCCCGATCATGTTCGTCGCGGTCATCGCCGCCGTGACCGTGATGCTGTTCGCCGCGCAGCCGCTCGCGCGCTTCATCGACCGCAACCCGACCGTCGTGATGCTGGCGCTGTCGTTCCTGGTCGTGATCGGCATGACGCTGATTGCGGAAGGCTTCGGCTCGCACGTGCCGAAGGGCTATATCTACGCGGCGATGGCGTTCTCCGCGTTCGTCGAAGGCATGAACATGCTGGCGCGGCGCGCGAAGGCCAAGCGCGCGGAAGGCCACTGAGTGATGCCTGCCGCCGTGGCGGCAGGTTCGAGCGGATGCCGGCGGCCTCCGCATGCTGAAAGGAGCGACACGATGAAATGTCCCGTCTGCAAGACGCCCGACCTGCTGATGGCCGAGCGCCAGTCGATCGAGATCGATTACTGCCCTGCGTGCCGCGGCGTGTGGCTCGATCGCGGCGAACTCGACAAGCTGATTGCGCGCGATGCCGGCGACGCGCCGGTGCGCCGCGATCACGCGGCCGCGCCAGGCGATGCATGCGCATCCCGCGCTCGCGACGACGCGTGGGGCCGCGACGGCCGCCCGCACGACGACCGGTCCCGACACGACGGCCGGCGTCGGCGCCGATCGCTGTTCGACCGGTTCGACTTCGATTGAATGCGCTGCGTGCGGCCCGCGTGCCGGTGCGCGCCGGACGCGAAAAAGCCCCGCCCGACTGCATGTCCGGCGGGGCTTTTCATTACGCGCCGCGCTGCGGCGCGCGTTCGCTTACGCGTTGCCGGCCGTCACGTCGATCCGGCGCGGCCGGCTTTCCTCGCGACGCGGGATGGTCAGCGTCAGCACGCCGTCGCGCAGGTTCGCCTCGATCCGCGACGTGTCGAGATCGGGGCTCAGCACGAAGCTGCGGGCAAAGCGCGGCGCGCGCACTTCGGCGTGACGCACGCGCAGTTCGGACGGCGTGTCGATGCGCGTGTCGGCTTCGATCGTCAGCGTGTTGTCGTGCACCTTCACGTCGAGATTCTCGCGCGGCACGCCGGGCAGGTCGGCCCACAGCGTGACGCCGCGGCCGTCCTCGACGATGTCGACCGCCGGCATCGCGGCAGGGCGGCGCACGCTTTCTGTCGCAGCCGCGGGAGCGGCGCCCGTCTGGCGTTCGGTCAGGATCTGGCTCGTATTCATGTCGTTCTCCTCAGCGATTAATGGACGGCGATCGCGCGCGGCTTCGATGCTTCGCGGCGTCCGACACGGATCAGCAGACAGCCGTTTTCATAGCGGGCGCTGACCTTGTCGGGGTCCGCGTTCTGCGGCAGCTCGACGACGCGGCGGAACGTACCGTGAAAGCGCTCCTGCGCATACGCGCGCACGTCGTCGCCTGCGCCCTGGGGCGCGCGCTTGCGCTCGCCGCTGATCGTCAGCAGGTCCTTGTCGATCGACACGTCGAAGTCGGTCGCAGCCATGCCGGGCGCGAATGCGACGATTTCGATCGCATCGTCGGTGGCGCCGACGTTCAGCGCCGGGAAGGCGTTCGGCCGCACTGCGCGGATGCCGGACGGGAGTTCGCCGAACAGGTTCGCCATCTGCCGCTGCACGCGGGCGAATTCGTCGAACAGGTCGTTGCCGAAATGGATACCGCTCATGTTGGTCCTCCGGAACAGGATGCACGGGAGACGCGACGGCGCGCCGTCGATGACGGGCGCGACCGGCTTCTCCAGCGGGTCGGAACGGGCAGCGCGCTGCATGCGGCCGCGGGGTGAAGCGTAATTAGTGACCGCTGCCGCGCATTTCAAGAGCGCGGCATGCAATCTTCGTCGGCGCGCGCGGACGCGGTTCGATGCGACAATCGCCGCGCCATCAACGAATCACGGAGACGGGACGCATATGGACATTCAACGCATCGCGATCGTCGGCGCCGGCGTGATCGGCGCGAGCTGGGCCGCTTTCTATCTGTCGAAGGGCTTCGACGTCGTCGCGACCGACCCCGCGCCGCGGGCCGACGCACGACTGCGCGACGCGCTCGCCGCGTTTCTCGGCGAGCGCGCCGACGAGCTGTCGAAGCGGCTCGCGTTCGACGCCGATCTCGAGCGCGCGCTCGACGGCGTCGATTTCGTGCAGGAAAACGGTCCCGAGCGGCTCGACCTGAAGCGCGAGCTGTATCGCCGGATGGACGACGTGCTGCCCGCGCAGGTGCTGATCGCGTCGAGTTCGTCGGGACTGAAGATGTCGGAGATCCAGACCGCGTGCGCGAAGCATCCGGAGCGCTGCCTGATCGCGCATCCGTTCAACCCGCCGCACCTGATTCCGCTCGTCGAACTGGTCGGCGGCAACGCGACCGACAGCGACGCGATCGCGCGCGCGAAGACGTTCTACGATGCGCTCGGCAAGGAGACGATCGTCCTCAACAAGGAGATGGCCGGACATGTCGCGAACCGGCTCGCGGCCGCGCTGTTTCGCGAGGTGTACCACCTCGTCGGCGAGGGCGT
It encodes:
- a CDS encoding Hsp20/alpha crystallin family protein produces the protein MNTSQILTERQTGAAPAAATESVRRPAAMPAVDIVEDGRGVTLWADLPGVPRENLDVKVHDNTLTIEADTRIDTPSELRVRHAEVRAPRFARSFVLSPDLDTSRIEANLRDGVLTLTIPRREESRPRRIDVTAGNA
- a CDS encoding Hsp20/alpha crystallin family protein: MSGIHFGNDLFDEFARVQRQMANLFGELPSGIRAVRPNAFPALNVGATDDAIEIVAFAPGMAATDFDVSIDKDLLTISGERKRAPQGAGDDVRAYAQERFHGTFRRVVELPQNADPDKVSARYENGCLLIRVGRREASKPRAIAVH
- a CDS encoding spore coat U domain-containing protein; the protein is MSIGLQSPAVAATYSNGTATATFNVTLTLQPNCTIAATPLNFGTNGVLATAINQQTTVNVTCTNTTPYNVGLDAGSVTGSSVASRLMAGTSTGNTTTTVGFQLYQDAGRTTIWGNTQGTNTVAGTGTGAAQALTVYGQVPAQATPKPDTYQTTVTATVYF
- a CDS encoding molecular chaperone produces the protein MTVFRRTLAALLCAAGAAHAASLQISPVSIEFAADDTASGITLRNPGERPVYGQVRVFRWDQVDGQDTLTPTQDLVASPPLIQVATQSDQLIRVVRASHAPSGAEQSYRLLIDELPQPGEAPTSGVAIRLRYSIPVFVEPATDGAPQLDWTLLRRNGDWLLRVRNLGARRAQLASVELVTADGHKYPLTRGLLGYALAGRTGQWSVPLPAGVALTGKVTVRAAVNSQPASAVVAVEPSG
- a CDS encoding LysR family transcriptional regulator; this encodes MLNFRHLYYFWVVVKEGGFARAAERLDMAVQTISAQVRELEKSLGHQLLRPAGRGVAMTDAGQAAYARAEAIFELGRLIPDEVRAAASQPTVRLAVGLADGISKLAAHAILAPVLHTPTLRLLCHEGEHDALLAELALHHLDLVLAGQGAPSGSNLRVTSERLVASPVDWYGPAALVTPAARQRFPHGLAELPVLLPTAHSALRARLDRWFEAERILPRIVGEFEDSALMAVFAARGLGVFPLSELGANDASLLRGLRRLGRAGDVTEEIHAIRSRRGEHHPLTAQLLAVARDASAG
- a CDS encoding TerC family protein produces the protein MDYLLTLAADPAVWAALLTLVVMEVVLGIDNLIFISILSNKLPEAQRARTQRLGIALALVMRLALLGTVAWIARLTEPVFSLFDHAFSWRDMILLSGGLFLVWKATTEIHHHVSRDGGSDGASGGAAGLTMWAAVGQILMLDIVFSIDSIVTAIGMTEHIPIMFVAVIAAVTVMLFAAQPLARFIDRNPTVVMLALSFLVVIGMTLIAEGFGSHVPKGYIYAAMAFSAFVEGMNMLARRAKAKRAEGH
- a CDS encoding 3-hydroxyacyl-CoA dehydrogenase NAD-binding domain-containing protein, encoding MDIQRIAIVGAGVIGASWAAFYLSKGFDVVATDPAPRADARLRDALAAFLGERADELSKRLAFDADLERALDGVDFVQENGPERLDLKRELYRRMDDVLPAQVLIASSSSGLKMSEIQTACAKHPERCLIAHPFNPPHLIPLVELVGGNATDSDAIARAKTFYDALGKETIVLNKEMAGHVANRLAAALFREVYHLVGEGVVSVADADKAVAWGPGLRWALMGQCLTYHLGGGAGGIAHFLEHLSGPMTSWWDDLGTPSFDADVDRKLIDELRAIQGARSMQDLAAERDRLLVELIDARRRSFLP
- a CDS encoding MFS transporter, with the protein product MNAPTSSSARPGGAALPLLALAAGAFGIGTTEFSPMGLLPVIADGVHVSIPQAGMLISAYAIGVMAGAPLMTLLLARWPRRSALIALMSIFTVGNLLSAVAPNYTTLLLARLVTSLNHGAFFGLGSVVAASLVPRNKQASAVATMFTGLTIANVGGVPAATWLGQIIGWRMSFAATAGLGLVAIAGLFAALPKGEAGRMPDLRAELSVLTRPVVLGALATTVLGAGAMFTLYTYVAPTLAHLSGATPGFVTAMLVLIGVGFSIGNIAGGRLADRSLDGSLIGFLVLLIATMAAFPLLAGSHVGVAATLLVWGIATFAVVPPLQMRVMRAAAEAPGLASAVNIGAFNLGNALGAAAGGAAISAGFGYAAVPLVGGLIAAAGLALVVLQVAQRRNVAVAANS
- a CDS encoding zf-TFIIB domain-containing protein, with translation MKCPVCKTPDLLMAERQSIEIDYCPACRGVWLDRGELDKLIARDAGDAPVRRDHAAAPGDACASRARDDAWGRDGRPHDDRSRHDGRRRRRSLFDRFDFD
- a CDS encoding DUF2242 domain-containing protein, coding for MHNRFRLFSVSCALAAATVLAACSSPPKPIYQQEQFDATSSPYAHTFHAKSDAACEAARRALLSQGYVVSSSRNDAVDGSKNFQPSNDMHVVIEFHVVCADANADGTSSIAYVNAVQDRYTLKKSNTSASVGLSVFGSLSLPIGSSDDALVKTASETIPAGVFYERFFNLVEHFLKIDPARRDRAAVKAAEKEAVTPLPEPAPTPQGEPMKMTTPVVPTPPAAPVPLSVPGVAPAAGAAAVPGAASAVAAPASSALRGAAPGSVSPAPAASAPASASAPGSTSAPAAAPAPASAATPASAPAAASGPVTNPAAAPSAPAPAAATPAPASAAPTPASATPAPANPAPAPAGNASTPANTAPATPSAPSGASTPAAN